A single region of the Lotus japonicus ecotype B-129 chromosome 4, LjGifu_v1.2 genome encodes:
- the LOC130715714 gene encoding transcription repressor OFP8: MHLYLSFIPILFNSPLSLSHSAMENQNRLKMRISRMFRSSFGSCRTRNLTDVMEKPVFNPPENLHSFHFIDPPSSSPKNRAFSSVFRSETFDHRRAVSAKDSSTRRNKISECSLPFLWGVIRNGNAINNLDGRSCPPVSPNTPLNHELGKTKEKNVRSKKKKKKKKHAQKKNRAREFFPFNSCAKDTDFGGYWWYSSDEDDETDTLFSSRSLSSDSSRSRRRRRKNDRSSSDMGVLPLQGKVKDTFAVVKRSSDPHSDFRTSMVEMIVEKQIFSPADLENLLQCFLSLNSNHHHQIIVEVFTEIWEALFSEWGI; encoded by the coding sequence ATGCATTTATATCTCTCCTTCATCCCCATTCTCTTCAattcccctctctctctctctcactctgcCATGGAAAACCAGAACCGTCTCAAAATGCGAATCTCTCGTATGTTCCGGTCCTCATTCGGTTCCTGCAGGACCCGAAACTTAACCGATGTAATGGAAAAACCAGTGTTCAATCCACCTGAGAATCTCCATAGCTTCCACTTCATAGACCCACCTTCTTCTTCCCCGAAAAACAGAGCATTTTCCTCTGTTTTCCGCTCTGAAACCTTCGACCACCGCCGTGCCGTGTCGGCTAAGGATTCTTCCACCAGACGCAACAAAATCTCAGAGTGTTCCTTACCGTTCCTCTGGGGTGTCATCCGCAACGGCAATGCCATTAACAACCTTGATGGAAGGTCGTGCCCCCCTGTTTCTCCAAACACTCCTTTGAATCACGAATTGGGTAAAACAAAGGAGAAAAACGTGAGGagcaagaagaaaaagaagaagaagaagcatgcCCAGAAGAAAAACAGAGCCAGAGAGTTTTTCCCTTTCAACTCTTGCGCTAAGGACACTGACTTTGGTGGTTACTGGTGGTACAGCAGCGATGAAGACGATGAAACGGACACACTTTTCTCTTCCCGGAGCCTTTCTTCTGATTCCTCCAGGTCCCGTCGCCGGCGCCGGAAAAATGACCGGAGCTCCTCCGACATGGGTGTTCTACCGTTGCAGGGGAAGGTGAAGGACACGTTCGCGGTGGTGAAACGCTCCAGCGACCCGCACAGCGATTTCAGGACCTCGATGGTGGAGATGATAGTGGAGAAGCAGATATTTTCACCTGCGGATTTGGAGAATCTCTTGCAGTGTTTTCTTTCTCTGAATTCGAATCATCATCACCAGATCATTGTTGAAGTTTTCACAGAGATTTGGGAAGCTCTGTTCTCTGAGTGGGGAATTTGA